AACATAGCTAATACCGCTTTTTTTACTCAATCTTGTAAGATACTCTATGGCAGCATCTAAAGTGAGTATGTGATCTTTTGAATCTTTCTCCAATATATCCAACAATTTAATGGTCCTTGATTCTTCTGTTTTTTGAGTCATATTTTTGGCCTCCTTGAAATTGAATTCACCTAACATATAGTTTTTTAGGCCATTTTTTTAAGTAACTCCAGAAAAAAAATTGAAACTTTTTTCGCAGACCATCCTTCTTCGCTAAGGAGAAATGTTAAAACGAATTATAGGATTTTTCGCAACATCAACACAACCCATCTTATATGTGGGAATCACTGTTGTATCTCTTCCTGTAAGGTCTTTTACTAAACTATGATTTTGCACCAGTTGATTAAGCTGCCCCCAGCAATATCGAACATGGTTCCTCAATTAACTGTCCTCATTGTTCCCTTGCCAACCAGTTGAAATCAACGTCATACTGGTTCGCAAGGGCTTCTTTTACCCTTTCTCGTATATGATGGGTGTACATGTCGGTTCCGTCTCTCATATTGCGAGCCTGTTCTGACCCTTTCTTAGGAAGTTTACTCCAATCTAGTACCACCGTCGCAAAATGTTTCTCGTTCTGCTTTGGAGGATACCTGTTCACATCCGACAGTAAGATTTTCTCGTCAGGGTTGTATACAATCTCAATGCGGCTCAACTCGTAGTCAATCGCAATTTCTTGCTTCTCCAATAATTCCAGCCTCTTATCGTATATGCGGCAATATCCATTTTTCTTGCGCTGGTGACGATATTTTCCAAAACCTGCACAACTCTCATTTTTTCTGTCGTTTTCTTTCTGGGTTCATCGTATACTGTATTTGTTACTGCCATTTGTAACGGTCGCTCTTGAACTTGTGGTTCCTGCTGCCCAAGCAATAACCCACACAGTTCTTCTAATAGCGGCTGCCATGCTTCCCTTGCTAACTCGTTGAAATCCACTTGAGACGAGGGAGCAAGGGTTTCTTTTACCATTTTCCGTAGATACGGAGATACTTCCTCTATGTCTGCTCCGTCCCTTAACCTGCGTGCCTGTTCTGCCCGTTCCTTCGGAAGGCTGTCCCAATCCGTAATCACCGCTCCAAAGTATTGCTTGTTCTGTTCTGGTGGATGGTGCAGCAACTCTGCTAACGGTATCCTTTTTGCCGGCTTATTCACAATCTCAATTCGTGTCAACTCGTGGTCAATCACAATGCTCTGATTCTCTAATAACTCCAACTGCTTGTTATATATCTTGCAATGACCATTCGTTTTCCGTTGATGCTTCTCCCCAAAATAACGTGTCCCTTTGTATTCCCTCATTTTTCGGCGTCCGTGTTGGGGAATGACCACCACATTATTCATTGAAGTCTTTACATCGTAAGCCACATCACTGCTAACAAAATAAATACCGCTGGCGACCCGGCGCAGAGTATCCAAGACCTCTTTGAAGTGAAAGTAATGCTCGGGTCTTGTCTCTAGCCGCAACGTGTACGAAACCCCTTCCGGCTCACTCCAGTTTCTGTAAAACACATGCAAATAAGCGCCATTTGCCTTCCGCAGATGTAGTTCATGACTATACCCATCCCCATTGTACATCGTCTGTTTGAATAGATCGCCTCTTTTCGCCGCGCGAATTACCAAACCGTAATAAGCTCCAACCTAACATCTGTATATTCCACCACAAATTTGTCGATAGATACCTTGGCTTTCATCGCCTGATGCCCTCCCGTTCTCACTAGCTTTTTACTGCCTATGATTGTATTTTTTAAGACTTACTCGACTAATTAAGTAATTATCGGACTCCCTGCTTTTCAACGTGAAAAACGCAAAAAAGCACTTGAAATCACCAAAAAAAGTGTTTTCCAAGTGCTTTAAGTGTGTGTTTTCTAAGCTTTCAAAATTTGGGCAAGTTAGCAGTATCCCTTAACCACAATCGAATACTGTAAGGAGATTATGACACATGGGTTGTCTAGAGTCAATAAGAATATCTGACCCTACGAGATGGTTCGCTCACGTTTGTCTCTCCCTTCATCGGTGTCATTTATGGTATACCTAAATGAAAACGTCATCTCGCCCGGTTCTCGTTGGTCTGCTGTTTATTTCTTCCGTATGCTAGTCGAGTACGCCTAACTCGCGGCGCATTTCGATCTCCAGTTCACGTAGCCGCTTTTGTCGCTTGACCAGTTCCTCAAACCATTCCTTATCCTTCATAGCTAAAGCCATGTCGAAGTTCATCGTAGTCTTCTGAACACATCATCATCCGTTCTTTGAATTCGCCCATTGTCCATCCCTCCATTGTTTAGTGACGATTAGCTGACCTGCCTAGTCTTGTTCCACAACTGACGGCTTATGATACGAGGGAAAACGTCTTTCTGTCTGATGCCGTTCCGCTCCTTTTGTCCATTATAGGTATTGAAACCTGTGTACGTCTCATTGTTCAAAATGTTTTGTACCTGTACCACTGTCCAAGCCTTCCCTGTCTTGGTTGGTATGCCTGCTCGGTTCAACTTGCAAGCGATTTTGTATGGATTATTCCCCTCCAGATAGAGTTGAAATATGCTCTTTACCGTTTGTGCTTGTTGTTCGTCTACGATAATCACACCATTTTGTACTCGATACCCATAGGCAGGTGCGCCGCCAGCATATTTATTTCCCCTAGCAGTGGCAATCCGTCCACCTTTTGTGCGTTCGTTAATGGTCTTCCGTTCAAACTCTGAAAAAGAGCCGATCATTTGCAGGAACATCATTCCCGACGGTGTAGACGTATCAAAGTTTTCCGACACGCTAATGAAGGCAATTCCTTTTGGCTCCAGTTCGTCCTCTATCAATAAAATCAAATTTCTCAACCTTCTGTGTATACGGTCTGCCTTTACCACGACGATTTCAGTCACTCCGTTATCAATTTGTTCAACGTATTGCATCATGTCCCTGTACCCGTCACGTTCTGTTGTACTTCCACTTTCTCCTTCATCCTTAAATACTCCTGCCAGTTCCCAACCTTGGCTAATACAATACGCCTCAATCTTCTTTACCTGTTCAGCTATCGACGTATTTTCTAACTGACTATCCGAGGATACACGTGCGTATCCGACCACCTTCTTGATTTTTACGCAATCCATGTAAAGTGCCTCCTTTTTTGTAAACACTATACGACCCAGATTAAGGAAATTACAATTACTTTTATAGTTTCACGCCATCAAACACCGTAACAAAAGGAATTTTATAATTTTTTCGTTTCTTAAATCCGTCCGTTCTCATAGTCTGAAGCTAAACAAAAAGGGACTAACAAGTCCTCCGCCTTGTTGCCCCTCTCGCTAATTGCCATGTTTCTGTCTTGCTTGTCGGATTATCTCTGCCAGTTTATCTAATGCACCATCGCTTTCAGTTTCGTTAAGTTCTAACAGCCTGCTGTTTTCTCGTATCAGGTTTGCCTTGTTCAACTGCACTTTTGTAATTGCTTCCTCTATTGCATTGATGCGGCGCATATCCGGCTTGTCTTTCTGTTCCTCTTTTCTAATCCGTTGCATCATGCGCCTAATGCGTATATCACATAGCCGGAACTCATTTTCAACCTGTGCTGTCGGGTCTGTTGCCACCTGAGCAAATAGTTCCCGTTCTTCGTCCGTCAAAGTGTCTAACCAAATGGTTTCATACAAGCCATGTTTCAAAGCGTTTTTATTACCTGTCAGTCTCTCACTATGCTTTTTCTTGTCCTTCGGGCCAGTACTTTTCCCGCCATGTAACCTACAGCGTCCATTTGCTAAAGCCGCTTTCTTACAAGGTTCACCGCTTCTTGTCTTTGCTCCGCATTGCTTTTTATCCATTCTTCCACCTCCTAACCTCATTTCATGGGGTATCGTTTCCCCGACCGGGGGGAGAGCTACACGCCCCCCATCCCTTTATCTCATCCATTTCAATTTCTCATGTATCAATTTTTATCAATTTCAGCTTTTTGCTTTTGTGCTTTCCTCGCTAGGTAGGCATTAAACTCATCTTGCAGTCCAACTCCAATGACAAAGTCAATATAGCATTCTAACAGGTTGGGAGAATTCGTGTATGGCTTTCATTTGCCATGTTTAGTTCTTCAAGTAAAAATTGCTCCATTGTCTGTTCCATTTGTCTATTCCTCCTGTGCCTTTTTTTGTGCTTTGCGTTCCCAATATCGCCGCTCGTACTCTTTTTGCTTCTCTTTGTTTTCCGGCTTTTGCCGCCACTTCCGCTTATATTCCCTTTCATATTCCCTTCTGTATTGTCGTCTTGCTTCTAATGCTTCTGTGCTTAACTCCGCCATACCTAACCCTCCACCTCAATTTCAATTAAATCCTTGTCATCCACTATTTCAATTTCAATCTCTTCCTTACTCAACTCCGTTCCCCTCCAATTCCGCTAATTGCTCAATCGCACAGGCTAAAAGCTGTTCCGTTTCCTGTATTCGTTCCTCTGCTCGCTTAACCATCAATGCCGCTTCTTCTTTTACTTCCTTCAGTTCCTTTTGCTGTCTAGCAAAAACGCTTTGGTTATGGCTTATATTTGCTTTCAATGCAGATGCTTGGCGTAGTAAATCATCAATTCGACGAAGTGCTTCCAGTCTTGGGTGTCCGTCCTTTTCGTCGCCTAGCTGGTCATAGTATTCAGCCTGCTCTAAGAGCCTCATTGCCTCCACCGCAAACTGCGGATTCCTGCTCTGTTTTAACTGGTAAGCCTGCTCTCTCAACTCTTTGGCCTTTTCCCAATACTCCCTTACCTCATCCATGATTGCGTCATATTCCGCTTTCGCTTGCTCAATTAATCCAACTTTCTTTTCCTGTACCGCCTGAACTCTCTTTGCCAATGTCTACTCCTCCTTAATATTTTTTCAGCATGCAAAAAAGGCTTACTCCGCCAAGTGGAATAAGCCTTCAAAGTTTTTCAAAGGTTTCTAAGTGTGTATTGTTTGTTGATTGTATTTTATGACCTTTTACCTATGATGTAAATATCTTATCACTTACTGTTTTTTAATACCGGATGCTCCCAGTATGTATTTACTACACCTTTCAGATTATTCCGGTCAAAGTTTGACCAATTAATTTTTGCTGCCTTTTCTTTATCTATCGTTATCTTTAAGACTGGCTCCGTTTGTTTATTCCCGTATGCATCAACCAGCGGCAACTGCCAAATCAGCGTAACTTCCTGAACTTTATCAATAGTGAACAGTTTTTTCAATATATTCGTTGATTCTAATAGTATTCCGCCTTTTGTCATGCTGTTTGTCAAGTTCTCATTAGCATGAAGTGTAGCAACCACAATCTTATCTTTTTCATCCGCAGTTCCTAAATGATCATTCACTTGCAAATTAATTATCTTCGGCTCCCCGGTATTTGCTGTTTCTCCTGAGGCACTTATAATGGCTTGTCTCACTTGAGCTTGTATATTGTCCTCTAACAGCTGACTGTTCCCTGTCACCATTTTTTCTTGCTGTTTTGGCGAATCGTCAAGTGCTGAAAAAATTAACGCCATAGCCGTAGCCGTAATTGATAACAGCACTATAATTCCTAAACACCCTAGACATCCTTGAAGAAAACTATTGCTTTTTTTACCTTCCTTTTTTGTACTTGGGTTCATTGAAGCGGCTTTGTTTGCCGCTTTGTCATTAGTTTTGTTTGCGCTGTTGCTAACCACAGCTCTAGCAGCATTTTTCCCCTGACTCATTATTCTGCATCCTCTCTCCAGAAAAAGTTTCCAAACACAAGCACTATTATACGATTTTTCGATGCTTTTTAGTATTATTTTTTAATACTTATTAACCTATTACGTATGTTTATCCCATTGTCTACACTTCTTTTGAGGTGTTCAAAAAATGGCAGATATCCTAGAGTTAGTAGGTAAGAGAATAAGAGATATACGCAAGACTAAAAATTTGTCTCAAGAGCAACTTGGTGAAAAGTCAGGGTTTCACTTCTCTTATATTGGCGGACTAGAGCGTGGCGAACGGAATATATCACTGGTTAACTTAGCGAAGATTGCGAAAGCACTGGAAGTAAGCATTCATGAGCTGTTAAAATTTGAATATGAATTAAGTGAAGAAAAACAAGCATCCATTGAGGAAATCGTGTTATTGTTAAGCAGCCGTAATGAACGACAGGTTGAGATGGCTAAGAATGTACTTACCGAGATTTTTAATACATTTAAAGATTCCTAAAAAGAACCTATATGAGTGTAACCCTTGCTCATGTAGGTTCTTTTTTAAATTTTCATTAAACGAAAATTCAGTAATAAAATAAAAAAAGACCACATGAATAAATTATTCACGTGATCGCATCAAATCAGGATTTTAATCATTTTTTTCTAGTTTGTCATCTAAATCACTTCTAAATTCCCCTTTTAACAATTTTCCATTCCTGAGATAATCAAAGAATTCCACAAAACTGTTAGGACTGAGGAAATGAAATATATACTTTTGCTTTATGTTGTTCTGCTCCAAAATTTCGTTTAAATCATTGAAATGCTGTTTCGCATACTTGTATTTTGCTTTGTTTTCATCAGAATCATCATTATCACTTTTAACTTCTACAACAATGAAATAATCAAATTCATTTTCAGATATTTTAATGAAAAAATCAGGATTAAAACTTTGTTGTTTAGAGTGCTTTCCTCCTGTAGTGGTAATAGAATATTCTATACTGTAAAATCCTTGATCCCTAGATTTAATCCAGGCATCAAGTTTACTTGCATTAATTTGTTTACATAAGGATTCTATGAATTTCCTCTCTGGTTCATATTTAGTAAACACGATGTCCATTGGAGTCTTAAACAAAAATGGGTTAATTTGTTTTGAAGAACTCCTAGGAAAAGTCTCGTCTTCTATAACTGCTTGCAGTATTTCTTTATTATCTTGATTAAGTTCACTTTCAAAGTTATCTGTATAAAACACAGTTGCATTATGCCTTAGATTTCCTACCGCAATAGTTTCTCGATCAACATTTCTTGTAGATATTTCATAAGGTTCCGTAACTTTCCACACATTGACTACAGTTTTCCCTTTTTTTCTCAAAAGGGTGCTGAACATGGATTCTATCTTGTATTTATTTTTACTTACAAGACGATCTCCTTTTATTCCGACCCTATCCATTGAATTTCTTATAATCTTCTTTATTTCTTCCTTTGGTGGTAAGTTATCTTTTGTATATGTACCTTCTGGAAGCTTCAAAATCTTTCCTTCCCATTCACGAGTTCTGAACTCGTCGAAAATCTTATTTACAATTTCATCTATAGTATAAGTATTATATTGTACTAGAGTATTTTTATAGCCTACTCTCCCTGAAAGGTCTAGATACTCGGTTTCTTTTTCCGTTTCCTCGACTTGAGCAATTAGTTCTAAATAGCCTTTTGTGTAGTCAAATTCTTGATGTTCCTTTTGAGATTCTTTTTCTTGTTGTTCTTTATCATAGTCAATATTATATAGGTTAAAGTGATACTTAGATCTTTCTCCATTTTCAAGTGTCGTGCTTGAAAGTTTCATTTCAATTTCTAATATCTCATCTACTAACCCTCTGATATTTCGACTCCAAGCATCGTGGTTAAAGACCCTTACTCTAGGTTGCGGTGATTGATATTCTGATGGTACTCTCAAACCTCTACCAAGGACTTGTGCTATTAATAGCTTAGAACAAAAAGCTCTATCTTCCCAAGGTACAATTTGAAATACGTTCTTAACGTCCCAGCCCTCTGTTAACATTGAAACTGAAACTATCCATTCTGTCGG
The Bacillota bacterium LX-D genome window above contains:
- a CDS encoding DEAD/DEAH box helicase family protein, yielding MQELKTYKTKDLILNVNKIYDPTKLDLSNWDRFLDVLCSDRQYQKEAIQTAIIYLASGNYNSIEDLVKENWNDNRRAELKNRYKDIEEYYRKIQLPNKLSATLDLATGTGKSYVIYGIAQIMLGLGLVDKVLVLCPSLTIEKGLKEKFYSLSGDSKIKQSLPETAVYKNPAIVDANSTIKNGDICVENIHAVYENNSSSIMDSLMWAGERVLVLNDEAHHIFNTVTGRDQQSQNIKKWKEFLLGNEYNFKYILGFTGTAYIEDEYFNDVVYRYSLRQAVDDKMVKMIDYVSKDDSIDQNEKFQKILDNHIQNKDTYRKVKPLTILITKDITKAKQLTEELKKFLGNKLDLEKEEVDKKVLIVTSHNDHKLNVAKLSKVDDKEDPTEWIVSVSMLTEGWDVKNVFQIVPWEDRAFCSKLLIAQVLGRGLRVPSEYQSPQPRVRVFNHDAWSRNIRGLVDEILEIEMKLSSTTLENGERSKYHFNLYNIDYDKEQQEKESQKEHQEFDYTKGYLELIAQVEETEKETEYLDLSGRVGYKNTLVQYNTYTIDEIVNKIFDEFRTREWEGKILKLPEGTYTKDNLPPKEEIKKIIRNSMDRVGIKGDRLVSKNKYKIESMFSTLLRKKGKTVVNVWKVTEPYEISTRNVDRETIAVGNLRHNATVFYTDNFESELNQDNKEILQAVIEDETFPRSSSKQINPFLFKTPMDIVFTKYEPERKFIESLCKQINASKLDAWIKSRDQGFYSIEYSITTTGGKHSKQQSFNPDFFIKISENEFDYFIVVEVKSDNDDSDENKAKYKYAKQHFNDLNEILEQNNIKQKYIFHFLSPNSFVEFFDYLRNGKLLKGEFRSDLDDKLEKND
- a CDS encoding recombinase family protein translates to MDCVKIKKVVGYARVSSDSQLENTSIAEQVKKIEAYCISQGWELAGVFKDEGESGSTTERDGYRDMMQYVEQIDNGVTEIVVVKADRIHRRLRNLILLIEDELEPKGIAFISVSENFDTSTPSGMMFLQMIGSFSEFERKTINERTKGGRIATARGNKYAGGAPAYGYRVQNGVIIVDEQQAQTVKSIFQLYLEGNNPYKIACKLNRAGIPTKTGKAWTVVQVQNILNNETYTGFNTYNGQKERNGIRQKDVFPRIISRQLWNKTRQVS
- a CDS encoding replication initiation factor family protein, yielding MVIRAAKRGDLFKQTMYNGDGYSHELHLRKANGAYLHVFYRNWSEPEGVSYTLRLETRPEHYFHFKEVLDTLRRVASGIYFVSSDVAYDVKTSMNNVVVIPQHGRRKMREYKGTRYFGEKHQRKTNGHCKIYNKQLELLENQSIVIDHELTRIEIVNKPAKRIPLAELLHHPPEQNKQYFGAVITDWDSLPKERAEQARRLRDGADIEEVSPYLRKMVKETLAPSSQVDFNELAREAWQPLLEELCGLLLGQQEPQVQERPLQMAVTNTVYDEPRKKTTEKMRVVQVLENIVTSARKMDIAAYTIRGWNYWRSKKLRLTTS
- a CDS encoding HGGxSTG domain-containing protein, whose product is MDKKQCGAKTRSGEPCKKAALANGRCRLHGGKSTGPKDKKKHSERLTGNKNALKHGLYETIWLDTLTDEERELFAQVATDPTAQVENEFRLCDIRIRRMMQRIRKEEQKDKPDMRRINAIEEAITKVQLNKANLIRENSRLLELNETESDGALDKLAEIIRQARQKHGN
- a CDS encoding helix-turn-helix transcriptional regulator; translated protein: MADILELVGKRIRDIRKTKNLSQEQLGEKSGFHFSYIGGLERGERNISLVNLAKIAKALEVSIHELLKFEYELSEEKQASIEEIVLLLSSRNERQVEMAKNVLTEIFNTFKDS